Part of the Kitasatospora sp. NBC_00374 genome is shown below.
CAGATCGCGACACCGAGCGGATCGCCCCTGAGCAGGCGGATCCCGGCGTACAGGGCGAGGGCGACGGAGCTCAGGAGCAGGAGCAGGTGCAGGGGGGAGGCGCCGTAGCGCTCCCGGAAGCCGCTGCGGCGTGTCATCCGGTGGCTCCGAAGGTGAGGCGGGTGACCCACTTGGTGTTGTGGACACCGGGGTTGGCGGGCACGATGATCCTCGCGGGGTAGCCGTGGTCGGGTGACAGGTCGGCGCCGTTGACGCGCAGGGCGAGCAGGGAGCGGGCGTCGCGGACCTGGTTGTCACGCAGGACGGTCGAGCTGAACGACCCGCCGCGCTGGACGGATTCGACGAAGACGTCGGGCGGGCTGTCGTGCAGGCCGACGAGGGCGGCGAGGTCGGTCAGGCGCACCCCGGTCCAGTCCTGGTCGGGGGTGGACCAGCCCTCGACGCAGGCGATCGGCAGAGCGGCGCCGGTCTGTGGGAGCCGCCTCAGCTGGTCCAGGGTGAGGACGGCTTCGCGGCCGGGGCCGCGCACGGTCAGCCGCCAGTCGGGGCCGATGTCGGCGGGGCGGATGCCGACGTCCGCGGCGGTCTTGTTGATCTGGAAGCCGTTCGGGCCGGTGCCGGGTTCCTGTCCGTGCGGGGCGAGCAGTGCGGTCCGGCGCCACCATCCGCCGATGCTCTGACCGGCCGTCACCGCGAACAGGGCGAGGGCGGCGGCGCCGACCATGGCGAGGGCTCCCCGCCGGGAGACGGTCGCGGGAGCGGGCCGCGGGGAGACCAGGCCGGTGTCGTCGAGCGGTTCGGGGACCGTGCCGGCGGTGTCGGTGCGCAGTTCGGCGCGCAGACGCCGGCTGCGCAGCGCCCGCACCACGACCGGGAGGCGGAAGGCCACATGGGCGACGAAGGCGCCGATGAACACCCAGGCGCCGTAGAAGTGCAGGGTGTAGAAGGAGCCGGGGAAGATGTAGTGCAGCTGGATGTTGAGGACGCCGGTGATGAACTCGAACAGCGCCCCGCCGACCAGGAGCAGCAGCGACAGCCGTTCCAGGGCGTGGGCGGGCGAACGGACCGGCGGCCACGAGAAGAGCCTGGGGATGACCGACCAGAGCTTGGCCAGCAGGACCGGGATCAGCACGATGCCCAGGGTGACGTGGACGCCCTGGGTCAGGCGGTAGAGCCAGGCGGGGCTGGTCGGCCAGGGGAACAGGTAGAAGCCGAGCCGACCCTTGTCCGGGGTCTGGTCGTTCACCGCCGCGAGGTCCGGGTTGTAGGCGGCGTAGGACAGCAGCCCGGTCACGAACAGCACGGTGATCCCGCCCAGCAGGACGAGGCCGAGGACCGAGGTGAGCCACGGGCCGCGCAGCGGGCTGCGCCAGAACTCCGGGCGTGCCGGACCAGGCGGCGGGCCGGCCGCGAGCGCCGTCCGCAGCGGGGAGCCCTTGACGTCGGACCGCGGGCGGGTGGCCGACGGTTCGGCTTCCGGGTGTTGCGGGCGCGGGCTCGGTTGTCCGTCCGGCCTCGGTCCGGGGGCGGGCTCGGGGCTGTGCTGTTCGGGCTCGGGGGCCGGGTGGGGCCGTGGTGCGGAGCGGTCGGGCTCGTCCCCGTCGTGATCGTGGGCGTTCAGGGAAGTACTCCTTCGCGGACGCGCGCGGAGGGCAGCCGCGCTGACCCGACCGTACGCCGCGAATCAGCCGTAAAGCCGCAATCGGGCGCTCGCCGCCAGCGACAGGAGTCCTGATCGGGAGGCCTACGACGCGAACGGCGAGGGCAACGCACGACGATCGACAGGCCGGCCGGCCTCACCGGTCACGGCCCGCAAGGTCCGCTCGTCCATCGGCAAGGACCTGCGCGACCTCGAACGCCGGCTCGGGGCCGACCATCGACCCCCGACCGGCCCTGAGCGACGAGAGGCGGCGTTGAGCATCGACGCGTGCGCACCGCTCAGCCGGCCTCGGCCCGGCGCTCGATGTCCTCGATGCCGCTGGGCCGGCCTGCCCGCACCCAGCGCGCGTAGAGGGCACCGCCGATCAGCACGGTCGCGACCAGGGACAGCAGCGGCCAGCCGCGCAGCAGGTTGACGGCGAGGGTGAAGGCGACCGCCACCGCCGCGAGGGCGTTGACGAGCACCAGCCCGGGCTTGCGCTCGGTTCTGGCGAAGCGGGCCATGGCCAGCAGACCCACGAGGAAGCTGACGAAGACCGACACCGCGTAGAACAGGACGAGTTCCTGTTCCTGCCCGGAGGCCGCCACGATGACCAGCGCGGCGGCGGCCAGGTAGACCACCACCGACCAGTACGGGGTGTGGTGCCTGTTGCTCCGGCCGAGGACGGCCGGCAGGACACCGGGGTTGTCCGCCGTCCCGGCGAGGGCCTTCAGCAGGCCCGGTCCGGCCTGGAAGGAGGAACTGGCGGCCGCGAGCAGGAGCAGCGAGCTGGTGAGCTGGAACGCGCTGTAGACCCAGCCCGGGCCGGCCGCGGCATGCGCGATCTCCGCGATCTGCGTGGAGTCGGCACCGGGCAGCCCGATGTGGAGGTCCACCGCGAGCGCGGTCAGGGCCAGGGTGAGGCCCCCGACGATGACCAGCAGCAGGGCGAGCGTGCCGCGGCCGAAGCGGCGGCGGTGGGTGTCGTCGAGCTGGCCGAGCTGGGCGATCGCGGTCGACGGCGCCTCGATACCGGTGGCGAGCGCCATGGCGACCGGGAAGGCCATCACCACGGCCAGCACCGCGGGCCTGCCGGGGTCTGCCGCCGCAGCCGCCGTGCCGGTGCTGTGGGGCCCGGCGAAGCCCAGGACCAGCACCACGACCGCGATCAGCACGAACACGACCGTCATCGCCGCGAACAACAGGCGGCCGCCGTGCCCGAACCAGGTCAGCCCCGCCACCACCGCCAGCAGCACGAGTGCGAGCGGGATCCGAACGGGCGCCAGCCCGGGGAAGAGCGCGATCACGGCACTGGCCGCGGCGGCGATGGAGATGCCGATGGTCAGGACGAAGTCCACCACGAGGGCGCCGATCGGCAGGAACGTCCACCGGGCGCCGAAGGCTCGTCCGGCGGCCGCGGCCGCTCCGCCGCCCTTCGGGAACCGCCCCACCAGCTGCCAGTAGTTGGCCGTCACCACGACGACGAGCCCGACCACCAGGGCCATCGTCGGGAGCAGCAGCGCGAGGTCGCCGTGCAGCGCGCGCAGCGCGGCCTCGATCGCGTAGGCCACGGAGGAGACCGGGTCCGCGATCACGGCGAAGGCGAAGGCGAAGAACAGCACCGAGCGTCGAGGCCCGCGTCTGGGACTGGCCGCGGACGGAACGGTGGGGTGGGCGGCGGCGGGAGCAACCACGGGAGCGAGCCCTTCAGGTCGGGACGTGGGGACACAGACGCCGACCAGACTTCCCGGCACACCGAAGGGAAATGCTACGCCAAGAACGCGATAAGAAGGCGTTAAGAAGGCGTCAGGATTCGTCCCGGACCGGCACGCGGGAGGCCGGCGGGCGGACAGCCGCCGACTCACCCGTCACGCGGGCCGCAAGCTCGCACCGACCCCGCGGCGGGGGACAAGGCGAGGATCAGGAGGAGCGGGTGATTTCCGTGGGGGAATGGGCTGAGATCCGCCGGCCGCACCGGGCCGAGCGCATGCCGATCCGGGTGATCGCCCGTCCGGCATGGATATCGCCGTAGCGCGTCGGGCACTGCGTCCGGGCGGCGGTGCCGCGTCAGCCGAGTGCGCGGTCGAGGTTGAAGGCGGCGCTGATCAGCGAGAGGTGGGTGAAGGCCTGGGGGAAGTTGCCGAGTTGTTCGCCGGTCGGGCCGATCTCCTCGGCGAACAGACCGAGGTGGTTGGCGTAGGTGAGCATCTTCTCGAAAGCGAGCCGGGCCTCCTCCAGCCGCCCTGCGCGTGCCAGGGCCTCCACGTACCAGAAGGAGCAGATCGAGAAGGTGCCCTCGGGACCGTGCAGGCCGTCCGGGCTGGCGGCCGCGTCGTAGCGGTGGACCAGGGAGTCGGAGACGAGGTCGGCGGTGAGGGCGTCCAGGGTGGAGAGCCACTTGGGGTCGGTGGGCGAGATGAACTTGGCCATCGGCATCATCAGCAGCGAGGCGTCCAGCTGACCGTCGTCCAGAGCCTGGACGAACGCGCCCCGCCGGGCCGACCACCCGCGCTGCATGATCTGCCGGTAGATCGCGTCCCGGGACTGCCGCCAGCGGGGCAGGTCGGCCGGCAGGCCGCGGCGGTTCGCCATCCGGATGGCCCGCTCCAGTGCCACCCAGCACATCAGCCGCGAGTACACGAAGTTCCGCCGGCCCGAGCGGGTCTCCCAGATTCCCTCGTCGGGCTGGTCCCAGTGCTCGCAGAGCCAGTCCGCCATCGCGCCGACCTCGTCCCAGCGGGCGCTGCTGATCGGCTGTCCCCACTTGTCGTACAGGTAGATCGAGTCGATCAGGGCTCCGTAGATGTCCAGCTGGAGCTGGCCGGTGGCGGCGTTGCCGACCCGGACCGGTGCGGAGCCGAGGTAGCCCTCCAGGTGCGGCAGCTCGTACTCGGGCAGCTCGCTGCGCCCGTCGATGCCGTACATGATCTGCAACGGGCCGGTCGCACCGGTGCCGCTCATGATGCCTTGCTTGCCGAGGAACCCCATGAACGCCTCGGCCTCCGAGGTGAACCCGAGGCGCAGCATGGCGTAGACGCAGAAGGCGGCGTCGCGGACCCAGACGTAGCGGTAGTCCCAGTTGCGCTCGCCGCCGATCTGCTCGGGCAGGCTGGTGGTCGGTGCGGCGACGATCGCACCGGTCGGCGCGTAGGTGAGCAGCTTCAGCACCAGAGCGGAGCGGTTCACCATCTCCCGCCACCGCCCGTGGTAGCGCGAACCGGCCAGCCAGTGACGCCAGAACCTGACCGTCGCGTCGGCCTGCTCCTGCGCCTCGACGCGTGGACAGGACCGAGGGGCCACGTCGTCGCCGATCTGGTCGAGGGCGAACACGTTGGACTCGCCCTCGAGGAGCTTGAAGTGCGACCACACGTCCAGGCCGTCGCTCTCCAGCGGTGCGGTGGCGGTCAGCGCGAGTGTCAGAGACGGGGAGCGGAAAACCGCCACGTGGCCTTCGAGGTGCGTGGTGTGCGCCTCGGCGCCGTAGCCGAACCGGGGGGCGATCCGCGCCCTGAACGGGAGGGCACCGCGGACGCAGAGCACCCGCCGGATCAGCCGGTGCCGGGCCGCCTCCCGCGACTCGTCGACCACGGGCATGAAGTCCTGGATCTCCGCCACCCCGTCTGCGGCGAAGAATCGCGTGATCAGCACGTTCGTGTCGGGGAAGTAGAACTGTCGGGTGCGTGTCGGGACCTCGGCGGCCAACTCGAACGACCCGCCCCGTTCGGCGTCGAGGATGGACCCGAACACGCTGGGCGCATCGAATCGCGGGCAGCAGTACCAGTCGATGGTGCCGTCCGTTCCGACCAGGGCCGTCGTACGAAGATCGCCGATCAGGCCGTGTTCGGAGATCGGCATGTAGCGGCGGCTGTCCGCCTGCTCGAAACCAGTCGTGTCGAACGCCATGCCGGCCTCCCTGCCGCTGCGGCGCGGGCCTGGAAATGAAGCCTCACCTTTCATGCTAGATCGCTACTCGATGCGGGGCTCCGGCGCAGCCGTGCGGACAGGCGTCGGCGGCCGGCCGGTTTCAGGCAGCCCGCCGACACTTCTCGGCGTGGACGGCAATGACCTCGGCGTGCTCGGTCACTCAGGGCCGGACACCGCCGGTCGGACCACGAACCTGTGCGCACGACGTCTGAGCGGTGAAGTGGAGCCACAAGCTCCCGGCCATTGACGGATTCGGCTGGGAATGCCGGTGGGCGGCGTACGCCGATGTGGTGTCGGGGTACGCCGTCCTGGGGTGGGGCGGGGTGGGGTGGTGTTGGTGGTGGTTACTTCGGGTCGCGGTTGAAGGTGGCGGTGGACCAGCGGTAGCCGAGTGCGGTGAGGGCGAGGCACCAGGCGATGGCGAGCCAGCCGTTGTGGCCGATCTCGGTGCCGAGCAGCAGGCCGCGGAGGGTTTCGATGGCGGGGGTGAACGGCTGGTACTCGGCGATGGGCTGGAACCAGCCGGGCATGGAGTGGATCGGGGTGAAGGCGCTGGACAGCAGTGGCAGCAGGATCAGCGGCATCGCGTTGTTGCTGGCCGCCTCGGCGTTGGGACTGATCAGGCCCATGCCGACGGCGATCCAGGTGAGGGCCAGGGCGAACAGCACGAGCAGTCCGAGGGCGGCGAGCCACTCCAGGGCGGTGGCGTGGGTGGAGCGGAAGCCGATGGCCACGGCGACGGCGCCGACGAGGAGCACGCTGGCGACGGACTGCAGCACGCTGGAGGCGACGTGCCCGACGAGGACCGAGGGGCGGTGGATCGCCATGGTGCGGAAGCGGGCGATGATGCCCTCGGTCATGTCGTTGGAGACGGAGACCGCGGTGCCGACGACGGTGCTGCCGATGGTCATCAGCAGCAGGCCCGGGACGACGTAGGCGATGTAGGCGGCGCGGTTCGGGCTGCCGCCGGCGAGGCCGGCGCTCATCGTGTCGCCGAAGATGTAGACGAAGAGCAGCAGCAGCATGATCGGGGTGAGCAGCAGGTTCAGGGTGAGGGAGGGGTAGCGCCGGGCGTGCAGGAGGTTGCGGCGCAGCATGGTGGAGGAGTCGCGTGCGGCGAGGGTGAGGGAGCTCATCGTGCGGCCTCCGTGGGCTGGTTGGGGATGCGGGGTTGGGGGTCGGTGCCGGTGGTGAGGGCGAAGAAGACGTCGTCGAGGTCGGGGGTGTGGACGGTGAGTTCGTCCGCGTCGATGCCGGCCGTGTCCAGTCGGTCGAGGACGGCGCGCAGTTGGCGTTGGCTGCCGTCGTTGGGGATCTGGAGTGTCAGTGCGTCGTCGTCGCGGGTGGCGTCGTGCAGGGCGAGGGTGGCGTTGCGGTAGGCGGTCGGGTCGGTGAAGCGCAGTCGGACGTGGCCGCCGGGGACGAGGCGTTTGAGTTCGTCGGCGGTGCCTTCGGCGGCGATCCTGCCGTCGTTGAGGACGGCGATGCGGTCGGCGAGTTCGTCGGCCTCGTCCAGGTACTGGGTGGTGAGCAGGACGGTGACGCCGTCGGTGACGAGCCCGCGGATGATCTGCCACATGGTGTGCCGGGAGCGGGGGTCGAGGCCGGTGGTCGGCTCGTCGAGGAAGATGATCCGCGGGTCGCCGACCAGGGTCATCGCGATGTCCAGGCGGCGTTTCATGCCGCCGGAGTAGGTGGAGGCGGGCTTCCTCGCCGCCTCCGTCAGGTCGAAGCGTTCCAGCAGCTCGGCGGCGGTGCGCCGCCCCTCCCGCCTGGACAGGTGGTGCAGGTCCGCCATGAGCAGCATGTTCTCCTCGCCGGTGATCAGCCCGTCGACGGCGGAGAACTGCCCGGTGACACCGATCGCGGCGCGCACGGCCTGCGGGTCGGTGGCGACGTCGTGGCCCGCGACCCGGGCCTGCCCGCCGTCCGCGGAGATCAGCGTGGACAGGATCTTCACCACGGTGGTCTTGCCCGCGCCGTTCGGCCCGAGCAGCGCGAACACCGACCCCGCCGGGATGAACAGATCGACACCGTCGAGAACGGTCTTGTCGCCATAGGACTTACGAAGACCGACGGCGGAGATGGCGGCCGGCGACGGGTGACCGCCACCCCGGCTGGATGTGGGCATGACAAATGAAGGCATGAAGCCCTCCCGTTCGAAGGCTGAAGTGGTTGAGGTGGCCGAAGTGGTCGAAGTGGCCGGCGGAGCCGGTGGGTTGACGCCGATACTTCGAGGGTCAGACCTTGGCGCGGAGGATGTCGATGTTGCCGTACCGGGTGCGGGCGCGGACCTTGACGGTGTCCTCGGTCGCTTCCGGGGCCTCGGACGCGGTGAGCGTGTTGCGCACCTGACCGGAGCCGGAGCTGACGTCGAGCCAGGCGGCGGTGCCCTCGCGGATGCCGACCTCGATGGCACCGTACGAGGTCTCCAACTGGACGGTGCCACGGGCCACTTCGTACACGCGAAGGGTGCCGTGGGCGGTGGTGGCGGTGACCGAGTCCTCGGCGCGCCGGATCTCGATGTCGCCGTTGGCGCCGCTCACCCGCAGCTCGCCGGTCGCGGCGCCGACGGTCGTGGTGCCGTGCGAGTTCTTCAGGACGGCGGGGCCGTCGAGGAGGCCGACACGCAGGCTGCCGGAGCTGGTGGTGATCTCGGCCATGCCCTCGACCTGGTCCACGGTGATCGAGCCGTGGGAGGCGGTGAGGTGCAGCGGGCCGGTGGTGTCGAGGCGGACGTCGCCGGAGGAGGTCTTCACGCGGACCTCGCCGAGCCGGCCCTCGCCGAGCACCTGTGCCCAGGCGCCGGTCATGTCGATGCGCGAGCCCGTGGGCAGTTCGACCGTCACGTCGACGGTGCCGGTGCGGCCGATCAGATAGCGCTGCTTGGGGGTCCTGACGGTCAGGACACCGCCCGTGTACGTGACCTCGGTCTGGTCGGCCGCGCGGACGTCCTGGTCCTTCTTCGGATCGCGGGGCCGCACCTCGACGACGGTGTCGAGGCGGTCGCCCGCGGCGAATCGGATGGAACCGGCCTCCACGTGCGCCGTGGCCGAGATCGGTTCGGGAGTGTCGAAAGAAGGCATGGCTGTCCCGTCCTCTTGGGTCTTCGGGGCGTCCCCGCTGGTGGGACGTGGTGTGGGGTGATGGTTCGTGCGGGCGGGATGCGGCTAGCGCACCCAGCCCGTGATGCTCCGTCCGATGCTCTGGGTCTTCTCCGTCGCACGCGGCCGGGTGTCGCCGTCAACCGCGGCCGAGACGGCCCGGACCAGCCACGAGTTGACGGACAGGCCCTCGCGGGCCGCGGTCTCCTCGGCGCGGGCCTTGAGGTTGGCCGGCAGACGCAGGTTGACGCGGGCGGTGCCGCCCTCGTCGCCGTCGGCCGGAGTCGAGGCCTTGAGCGGTTCGACGGACGCGGCCGGCTCCGCGGGGGCGCCGCCGTCGGTGGGCGGCAGTGTCACCACGAAGTCGGGGTCGAGCCCGCGCAGCCGTACGTCGACCGAGCCGGGGGCGAGTTCGCGGGTGATCTCGTCCATCGCGGCGGAGAGCACGTTGAGCATGGTCAGCCGGGTCGCCGACTCCAGGGGAGCGGTGAGTCGGTCGGCCAGCTCGCGAGCTTCGTCGCCGCCGGCCTCGGCGGCCACCGCGAGTTCGCGGCGGAGGGTGTCGACATACGGAGTGAGGTCCATGACGCCATCATGGCACCACCGTGGCACCATACGCAAGACCCGGTGGCGCCATTCGCGGGACGGACCCTAGTCTGGGCGCCCTGACCTGCGAAAACGCGATGAGGGCGGCTCGCGCCATGGTGGCGCCAGCCGTGCTCATGCGCATCCGATAGCGCGGAATGGCGCCAGGTGGTGCCACATGGCGCCACCCGGCGCCACAAGGGGGCCACCTACCCCGGGCCGAGCCCAGCCGAGGCGGCGCAATCGCGCCCGCCCCGGCCGGAGCAGGTGAGATCGTCATCAGCCATGCCGCCCCCGCTGAGGGGTGCTGTGACCGGCCGCAGGCCCGGCCGTAATTCGGTTGACCTGGCCGCGGGTCGACGCTGCACTGTGGCGGGACACCACGAGTCGTGGTGCCGGTATTCAGGGGAGGCAGCGGCAGCGATGGACATCCGTCCCACGACCGATCAGGACCTCGACGTCTTCGTCGACACCGTCCACGCCGCGTTCGGGCGCTTCCCGGAGACCCCGGCCGAGGACGGCGGCGGGGTCTTCTGGTCGGCGTACGAGATGGACCGCAGTCTGCTCGCCGTGACGGCGGACGGGCGGCCCGTCGGCACCGCCGGTGCGTACTCCTTCGAGCTCACCCTGCCAGGTGGGACCCTCGTCCCGGCCGCCGGGGTGACCGCCGTCGGCGTCCTGCCCTCGCACCGACGCCAGGGCGTGCTCACCGCGATGATGCGGCATCAGCTGACGGCGCTGCGGGCGCGCGGGGAGTTCCTCTCCGTCCTGCTGGCCTCCGAGGCCCTGATCTACCGCAGGTTCGGCTACGGACCGGCGACCTACACGGCCCGACTCACGGTGGCGCGCCACCGGGCCGCGTTCGCTCTTCCCCGGGCGCGCGGAGCGGCCGACGCCCCTGCAGGCGGCTCGGACACCGGCTCGGTCGAGGTGCTGCGGCGTGCCGAGTGCGGCGAGATCCTGGAGGAGGTCTACGACCGGTACCGTCGCGCACAGCCCGGCGCGCTGTCGCGGCCGCACCGCTGGTGGTCCTCGGGCGCAGGCCAGCCCCCGATCTCTCCGGCGCCGCGCTACATCGCCGTCCACCGGGACGCCGACGGCGCCCCGGACGGGTACGCCAGCTACTCTCTCGGCGAGTCCGAGACCTTGACCGTCGACGAGATCATCGCCGCCGATGACGCCGTCTTCACGGCCCTGGCCCGCTTCCTGCTCGGACACGACCTGGTCGCTCGGGTCGTCTTCAAGCACGTCCCGCCCGAGCACCCGCTGCGCTGGCAGCTCGCGGACTTCCGCGCCGCCGAGGTGAGCAACGACACCGACTGGCTCTGGGTGCGGCTGCTGGACGTCCCGGGTGCGCTGACCGCGCGCGGCTGGTTCACGGACGGCGAGCTCGTCCTGGACGTCGACGACCCGTTCCTCGGCGAGCACGGCCGCTACCTGCTGACCGTCCGGGACGGCAAGGCCGACTGCGTTCCGACGGACCGGGAGCCCGACCTGTCCCTGGACGTCAGCGACCTGGGCTCGGTCTACCTCGGCGGCACCGCCCCGAGCACGCTCGTGCGGGCCGGACACATCCGGGCCCACCGCCCGGGCGCGGCCGCCCGCGCCGACGCCCTCTTCCGCGCCGAGCGCTCCCCGCACTGCCTGCACTGGTTCTGACCGCGCAGGGTGATCCGGGCTCGGCGGCCGCATCACCCGGTGGCCCGGCTCGCGGATGAGTGTGCTGCTGCCACCCGGAGCGGATCTGTTCGCGTGCGGGCAGCGGTGCGCGGACCCGCATGAGGTGAAGGGGCGGGTGGGACGGCGGTCCCGGTCAGGGCAACAGGATGACCTTGCCGCGGACACGGCGGGCCTCGATATCGGCGTGGGCGCGGGCGGCCTCGGCCAGCGGGTAGCCGGCACCGATCGGGAGGTCGAGCCTGCCGGCGGCGGCGAGGGCGGCCAGCTCCGGCAGCGCCTGCTCGACGCGGTCGGCGGGGCCGCCACTGCTGAAGCGGACCCCGTGCTGGGCGGCGGTCATGTCGGCGATGGTGATCACCCGGGCCGCATCGCCGGTCAGCGCGGCGGAGTCGGCGAGC
Proteins encoded:
- a CDS encoding molybdopterin-dependent oxidoreductase, yielding MRTALAAGPPPGPARPEFWRSPLRGPWLTSVLGLVLLGGITVLFVTGLLSYAAYNPDLAAVNDQTPDKGRLGFYLFPWPTSPAWLYRLTQGVHVTLGIVLIPVLLAKLWSVIPRLFSWPPVRSPAHALERLSLLLLVGGALFEFITGVLNIQLHYIFPGSFYTLHFYGAWVFIGAFVAHVAFRLPVVVRALRSRRLRAELRTDTAGTVPEPLDDTGLVSPRPAPATVSRRGALAMVGAAALALFAVTAGQSIGGWWRRTALLAPHGQEPGTGPNGFQINKTAADVGIRPADIGPDWRLTVRGPGREAVLTLDQLRRLPQTGAALPIACVEGWSTPDQDWTGVRLTDLAALVGLHDSPPDVFVESVQRGGSFSSTVLRDNQVRDARSLLALRVNGADLSPDHGYPARIIVPANPGVHNTKWVTRLTFGATG
- a CDS encoding amino acid permease, with the protein product MLFFAFAFAVIADPVSSVAYAIEAALRALHGDLALLLPTMALVVGLVVVVTANYWQLVGRFPKGGGAAAAAGRAFGARWTFLPIGALVVDFVLTIGISIAAAASAVIALFPGLAPVRIPLALVLLAVVAGLTWFGHGGRLLFAAMTVVFVLIAVVVLVLGFAGPHSTGTAAAAADPGRPAVLAVVMAFPVAMALATGIEAPSTAIAQLGQLDDTHRRRFGRGTLALLLVIVGGLTLALTALAVDLHIGLPGADSTQIAEIAHAAAGPGWVYSAFQLTSSLLLLAAASSSFQAGPGLLKALAGTADNPGVLPAVLGRSNRHHTPYWSVVVYLAAAALVIVAASGQEQELVLFYAVSVFVSFLVGLLAMARFARTERKPGLVLVNALAAVAVAFTLAVNLLRGWPLLSLVATVLIGGALYARWVRAGRPSGIEDIERRAEAG
- a CDS encoding glycoside hydrolase family 15 protein: MAFDTTGFEQADSRRYMPISEHGLIGDLRTTALVGTDGTIDWYCCPRFDAPSVFGSILDAERGGSFELAAEVPTRTRQFYFPDTNVLITRFFAADGVAEIQDFMPVVDESREAARHRLIRRVLCVRGALPFRARIAPRFGYGAEAHTTHLEGHVAVFRSPSLTLALTATAPLESDGLDVWSHFKLLEGESNVFALDQIGDDVAPRSCPRVEAQEQADATVRFWRHWLAGSRYHGRWREMVNRSALVLKLLTYAPTGAIVAAPTTSLPEQIGGERNWDYRYVWVRDAAFCVYAMLRLGFTSEAEAFMGFLGKQGIMSGTGATGPLQIMYGIDGRSELPEYELPHLEGYLGSAPVRVGNAATGQLQLDIYGALIDSIYLYDKWGQPISSARWDEVGAMADWLCEHWDQPDEGIWETRSGRRNFVYSRLMCWVALERAIRMANRRGLPADLPRWRQSRDAIYRQIMQRGWSARRGAFVQALDDGQLDASLLMMPMAKFISPTDPKWLSTLDALTADLVSDSLVHRYDAAASPDGLHGPEGTFSICSFWYVEALARAGRLEEARLAFEKMLTYANHLGLFAEEIGPTGEQLGNFPQAFTHLSLISAAFNLDRALG
- a CDS encoding ABC transporter permease produces the protein MSSLTLAARDSSTMLRRNLLHARRYPSLTLNLLLTPIMLLLLFVYIFGDTMSAGLAGGSPNRAAYIAYVVPGLLLMTIGSTVVGTAVSVSNDMTEGIIARFRTMAIHRPSVLVGHVASSVLQSVASVLLVGAVAVAIGFRSTHATALEWLAALGLLVLFALALTWIAVGMGLISPNAEAASNNAMPLILLPLLSSAFTPIHSMPGWFQPIAEYQPFTPAIETLRGLLLGTEIGHNGWLAIAWCLALTALGYRWSTATFNRDPK
- a CDS encoding ATP-binding cassette domain-containing protein — encoded protein: MPTSSRGGGHPSPAAISAVGLRKSYGDKTVLDGVDLFIPAGSVFALLGPNGAGKTTVVKILSTLISADGGQARVAGHDVATDPQAVRAAIGVTGQFSAVDGLITGEENMLLMADLHHLSRREGRRTAAELLERFDLTEAARKPASTYSGGMKRRLDIAMTLVGDPRIIFLDEPTTGLDPRSRHTMWQIIRGLVTDGVTVLLTTQYLDEADELADRIAVLNDGRIAAEGTADELKRLVPGGHVRLRFTDPTAYRNATLALHDATRDDDALTLQIPNDGSQRQLRAVLDRLDTAGIDADELTVHTPDLDDVFFALTTGTDPQPRIPNQPTEAAR
- a CDS encoding DUF4097 domain-containing protein; this translates as MPSFDTPEPISATAHVEAGSIRFAAGDRLDTVVEVRPRDPKKDQDVRAADQTEVTYTGGVLTVRTPKQRYLIGRTGTVDVTVELPTGSRIDMTGAWAQVLGEGRLGEVRVKTSSGDVRLDTTGPLHLTASHGSITVDQVEGMAEITTSSGSLRVGLLDGPAVLKNSHGTTTVGAATGELRVSGANGDIEIRRAEDSVTATTAHGTLRVYEVARGTVQLETSYGAIEVGIREGTAAWLDVSSGSGQVRNTLTASEAPEATEDTVKVRARTRYGNIDILRAKV
- a CDS encoding GNAT family N-acetyltransferase; translated protein: MDIRPTTDQDLDVFVDTVHAAFGRFPETPAEDGGGVFWSAYEMDRSLLAVTADGRPVGTAGAYSFELTLPGGTLVPAAGVTAVGVLPSHRRQGVLTAMMRHQLTALRARGEFLSVLLASEALIYRRFGYGPATYTARLTVARHRAAFALPRARGAADAPAGGSDTGSVEVLRRAECGEILEEVYDRYRRAQPGALSRPHRWWSSGAGQPPISPAPRYIAVHRDADGAPDGYASYSLGESETLTVDEIIAADDAVFTALARFLLGHDLVARVVFKHVPPEHPLRWQLADFRAAEVSNDTDWLWVRLLDVPGALTARGWFTDGELVLDVDDPFLGEHGRYLLTVRDGKADCVPTDREPDLSLDVSDLGSVYLGGTAPSTLVRAGHIRAHRPGAAARADALFRAERSPHCLHWF